One Phoenix dactylifera cultivar Barhee BC4 chromosome 8, palm_55x_up_171113_PBpolish2nd_filt_p, whole genome shotgun sequence genomic window carries:
- the LOC103701944 gene encoding oligoribonuclease-like: MNNLSKSFSLLHVDAEDDKEQIVSLTVAKDKNHATKSDKDKKKGELSGKTTTPKLDKVNEGSLSLSSGDYRMPLVWIDLEMTGLNIEVDRILEIACVITDGKLAKSVEGPDLVIIQTKECLDNMGQWCRDHHAASGLTEKVLQSNITENDAETQVIDFVKKHVGSDTPLLAGNSVYVDFLFLKKYMPNLAAIFPHVLVDVSSIMALCIRWFPKEKRRAPAKEKKHRAMDDIKESIRELRYYKESIFKAPNKSK, encoded by the exons ATGAATAATCTTTCAAAATCCTTCTCGCTTCTTCATGTGGATGCTGAAGATGATAAGGAACAAATAGTCTCACTTACAGTTGCCAAGGATAAGAACCACGCCACAAAATCAG ATAAAGATAAGAAGAAAGGTGAATTGTCAGGGAAAACCACAACTCCAAAACTTGATAAAGTAAATGAGGGAAGTCTTTCATTATCTTCGGGAGACTACAGAATGCCCCTTGTATGGATTGACTTGGAAATGACAG GTTTGAATATTGAAGTTGATCGGATATTGGAGATTGCTTGTGTTATAACAGATGGTAAACTAGCCAAATCAGTAGAG GGTCCAGATTTGGTTATTATCCAGACTAAGGAGTGCTTGGATAACATGGGCCAATGGTGTCGGGACCATCATGCAGCTAGTG GTTTGACTGAGAAAGTGCTACAGAGTAATATTACTGAAAACGATGCAGAGACCCAG GTTATTGACTTTGTCAAGAAACACGTAGGCTCAGATACACCACTTTTAGCTGGAAATTCTGTTTATGTGGACTTTTTGTTCTTAAAG aaatatatgccaaatctggcAGCTATCTTCCCGCATGTACTTGTTGATGTAAGCAGCATCATGGCTTTGTGCATCCGTTGGTTTCCCAAAG aaaaaagaagagcaCCTGCAAAGGAAAAGAAGCATAGAGCTATGGATGATATCAAAGAGAGCATAAGGGAACTCAGATACTACAAGGAAAGCATTTTTAAAGCACCAAATAAGTCCAAATAG
- the LOC120111770 gene encoding uncharacterized protein LOC120111770, translated as MEASCSLISFSAFTSSFGSPLLQKTKLHHRKRSRLVGFSRKRDAYDRDSGGRLVDENMIVLRKRIHEMKVADRNYEAPSEWMNWEKRCYASYGSDVSQLVGMVQAFLLNTRPGLAFGLAAIIAVAVPTSAVIVFHLLEAAMSLLARGGAA; from the coding sequence ATGGAAGCCTCGTGCTCTTTGATCTCCTTCTCCGCCTTCACTTCCTCCTTTGGATCTCCTCTGCTCCAGAAAACCAAACTCCACCATCGCAAGAGATCAAGACTCGTCGGCTTCTCTCGCAAGAGGGATGCCTACGACCGGGATTCAGGCGGCCGGCTTGTCGACGAGAACATGATCGTGCTTCGAAAGAGGATCCATGAGATGAAGGTGGCCGACAGGAACTACGAGGCTCCCTCCGAGTGGATGAATTGGGAGAAGCGATGCTACGCAAGCTATGGATCAGACGTGTCGCAATTGGTGGGGATGGTGCAGGCTTTCTTGCTGAATACTCGGCCTGGCTTGGCCTTTGGGCTGGCGGCGATCATCGCCGTGGCCGTGCCGACATCGGCGGTGATCGTCTTCCATTTGTTGGAGGCGGCCATGTCGCTTCTTGCACGCGGTGGTGCAGCATAA